DNA from Pseudomonas putida:
ACCAGCGTGCGCCGATCAGCCATTTGCCCGGCGCCCGCGTCCAGGGGTAGATCGACACCGGCTGCTTGCAGCGGTACTGCACCACGGTGTCGGGATGGTCATTGAGCCGCTGGCCAACCCCGGGCAGGTCGTGCACCACGGGGATGCCCAGGCGCTGCAGATCCTCGGCGGGGCCGACGCCAGAGAGCATCAGCAGTTGGGGTGAGTTGATGGCGCCTGCGCTGAGCAGCACCTCCTGGCGCACGCGCACCTGGTGTACGGCGCCGTCCATTTCGAACTCCACCCCGTAGGCCTGGTCGCCGTCGAAGAGAATCCGCCGGCTCAGCGCCGAGGTGGCGACGGTGACGTTGCCGCCTTGGAGGGCTTCGGCCAGGTAGCCGCGTGCGGTGCTCCAGCGCTTGCCGTCGCGGGTGGTGCGGTCGACCGGACCGAAGCCTTCCTGGCGGTAGCCGTTGAGGTCGGGGCTCGCGCCGTAGCCGGCTTGCAGGCCTGCTTCGATGAAGGCCTGGCACAGCGGTGGCGAGGTGTCGCCGGGGGTCACGTGGAGCAGTCCGGCGCCGCCACGGTAGAGGTCGGCGCCGTCCCGATGGTTTTGCGCACGGATGAAGTACGGCAGCACCTCGCGATAGCTCCAGCCCTGGCAGCCGTGTTCGGCCCAGCCGTCATAGTCGCGGGCATGGCCACGGATGTAGACCATGCCGTTGATCGACGAAGAGCCGCCCAGGGTGCGCCCGCGCGGCGTGCCGATGCGCCGACCGTCCAGGCCCGGCTCCGGTTCGCTGTTGTAGCGCCAGTTGAAACGCGTGCCGCCTACCACGATACCCACGGCCGAGGGCATGTCGATGGTCCAGCTGGCGTCCGGTGGGCCGGACTCCAGCACCAGGATGCGCAGCGCAGGGTTCTCGCCCAGGCGCTTGGCCAACACGCAACCGGCCGAGCCGGCGCCGATGATCACATAATCGTATTCATGCCCGAGCATAAGGCTCTCCCATGACAGCGGTCAGCGGCCTG
Protein-coding regions in this window:
- a CDS encoding choline dehydrogenase, with the translated sequence MLGHEYDYVIIGAGSAGCVLAKRLGENPALRILVLESGPPDASWTIDMPSAVGIVVGGTRFNWRYNSEPEPGLDGRRIGTPRGRTLGGSSSINGMVYIRGHARDYDGWAEHGCQGWSYREVLPYFIRAQNHRDGADLYRGGAGLLHVTPGDTSPPLCQAFIEAGLQAGYGASPDLNGYRQEGFGPVDRTTRDGKRWSTARGYLAEALQGGNVTVATSALSRRILFDGDQAYGVEFEMDGAVHQVRVRQEVLLSAGAINSPQLLMLSGVGPAEDLQRLGIPVVHDLPGVGQRLNDHPDTVVQYRCKQPVSIYPWTRAPGKWLIGARWFASHDGLAASNHFEAGAFIRSRAGVEFPDLQLTFMPLAVQPGSVDLVPEHAFQVHIDLMRPTSLGSVSLLSADPHQPPRILFNYLTTERDRADMRAGARLVREILAQPAMRAYAGDELVPGADQVSDAQLDAWARRVTETGYHASGTCKMGPADDPQAVVDPQLRVHGLRGLRVVDASIMPQIVSGNTNAPTVMIAEKASDLIRGHDALPASDAPVWIHPHWRERQR